In Haliotis asinina isolate JCU_RB_2024 chromosome 16, JCU_Hal_asi_v2, whole genome shotgun sequence, the following are encoded in one genomic region:
- the LOC137268116 gene encoding C-X-C chemokine receptor type 4-like, with protein MMTHLHSYTSNHAVPVLNSSLKPDTNDTHVFDVCRVNNVNITNDLQPDTLDEVIVVVNLYIPPILILFGNVFNVLAIMVMRHKYFRNLSTSVYMMAGAVNDASSLLISLIPHWVSVNFPEAIARNSAMNFMCKFFNFYGWGNCDFSIMVTAAMTADRAYAIKYPLKNSSANSIKRAKVVISVLAVVVMLKEFHFWFTSIIVPADRKDRMCDVDVSSLSYCHFYHQVWPWIHIAFLSLCFLVIISSNCIIIKSVKNAGGKSFRKTMKNNNSEVSARRNTRSRLKWRQITAMLLADSFALLLLTFPFSVHLAVTLTMKDEGPEVQKINGYVFSMVLYLLYSNKCVNFCLYCMTGSRFRMALREVITCKWLRCQGGKFFTVLAKSAYQGSTFTGNNTSTPNSSSPGSSLKREHSELEATDKF; from the coding sequence ATGATGACTCACCTCCATTCCTACACATCTAACCATGCAGTACCTGTGCTCAACTCCTCTCTTAAACCCGATACGAATGATACACATGTGTTTGACGTCTGCAGGGTCAACAACgttaatatcaccaacgacCTCCAACCAGACACCCTCGACGAAGTCATAGTGGTTGTCAATTTGTACATACCCCCAATACTCATTTTATTTGGGAATGTTTTCAACGTGCTCGCTATCATGGTCATGCGCCACAAGTACTTCCGGAATCTGTCCACTTCCGTTTACATGATGGCTGGCGCGGTCAACGATGCTTCAAGTCTTCTAATCTCATTAATTCCTCATTGGGTGTCAGTAAATTTCCCAGAAGCCATTGCAAGAAACAGTGCTATGAATTTTATGTGCAAATTTTTCAACTTCTATGGCTGGGGAAACTGCGACTTTAGTATTATGGTGACAGCCGCCATGACGGCTGATAGAGCTTACGCAATAAAatatcctttgaaaaattcGTCAGCAAACAGTATCAAGCGGGCTAAGGTTGTGATCTCGGTGTTGGCGGTGGTGGTCATGCTTAAGGAGTTCCATTTCTGGTTTACCTCTATCATCGTACCCGCCGACAGGAAAGACAGAATGTGTGACGTCGATGTTTCGTCTCTGTCctactgtcatttttatcaccaggTCTGGCCGTGGATCCATATAGCCTTTTTGTCACTCTGTTTTCTTGTTATCATCTCAAGTAACTGTATTATAATAAAAAGTGTCAAAAACGCCGGCGGGAAAAGTTTCCGAAAAACTATGAAAAACAACAATTCGGAAGTTTCGGCGAGAAGAAATACAAGGTCACGTTTAAAATGGCGGCAAATAACGGCCATGTTGTTGGCTGATTCGTTTGCTTTGTTACTGTTGACGTTCCCATTCTCGGTGCATCTGGCCGTGACTTTGACAATGAAAGACGAAGGGCCGGAGGTTCAAAAAATAAATGGATACGTGTTTTCGATGGTTCTATATCTTTTGTACTCCAACAAGTGTGTGAACTTCTGTCTGTATTGCATGACGGGATCACGATTCCGAATGGCGCTTCGCGAGGTCATCACGTGCAAATGGTTACGGTGTCAAGGGGGAAAATTCTTTACAGTTCTCGCCAAATCTGCATATCAAGGAAGCACGTTCACTGGTAACAACACAAGCACACCTAACTCATCCTCTCCTGGCAGCTCTCTGAAGAGAGAACATTCAGAATTAGAAGCGACGGACAAATTCTGA